The Apostichopus japonicus isolate 1M-3 chromosome 20, ASM3797524v1, whole genome shotgun sequence nucleotide sequence GCATAATGTTGGCATTAGTAAAGATCCACAAATTCTTAAAACTATAACTTTGCAATTGAATTTGACTGTGTCATTCTGCTGTGTTACTCTCTATTCTTTATAATTGAGAGAATGATATCATAATGATAACAAATTTGACATACCTTGTATTTGCCTGATCTCCTGTAGAGAACACCAAGTTCATGGACCCACTGTAGGGCATCACGCACCAGAGTACACTCTGTAACAGCATCCTTCATGACTAAGTTGGAGACATGTGAGCTGCAGTGAAAGTACATCGCTAGTGGCTGCTTCTCTTTTATCTTAGCTTGGCACCCTCTGTACTTGCCGCTCATGTTTGATGCTCCATCATAAGTTTGTGCACGTAAATTCTCGACTGAAAGGCCAAGACGAGCGATTACATCCAGTATCATAATGGAGATAGCCTCACCGGTGGAAGATGCCATTTCATACAAACCTATGAAATCTTCTCTGACATTAAGCTCATCATCAACGGATCTGAAACAAATAGACTCTTGTTCAGTTCCATTAATGTCCTGCGTACCATCCACCATTACCGCGAATACCACATGACCACGTATGTCCTTAACAATATCACGGATAATGCTGTGGCTTAGCATCTGCATAATCTCTTCCTGGGCTTGATGGGAGGTGAAGTTAGTATCACGGGAAAGGTATGGACCCAAGTGCGGATCATCCTCACTTCGCAACTTGAGAAGTTGACAAAAATTTCCCTCTTCCTCGTCATGTCCTCGAGATGCTATGCCTTGGCGTACAAGGTATCTTACTGAAGTAAATACCCTTACAAGATTTCTTCTGTGGATTTCTTGCTGTTTTGCAGAATGAGAGTCTATTAGTGCTCTCACAGTTTTGGCCTCCTGTGCTTTCAACTGGCTGAGTGCAAAATTGTGTGTAGATGACAATTGGTGTTGCTCAAATCGGCCCAGTGCCTTCTTGCCACGTCCCATTacttttttccaatttttgaaTCCAGTAGTGATGAACGCAAGATCTTTCACTCTTGCAATATCCAGCAAACCTTTCTGATATGCGTCATGGCAGGAAAAACACAGCACACCTTCTTTTTCATGGTCGTAGTGTAGCCATGAGTACATGCTAAACCATTTAGCTTGAAAATGGAACTGCTGATGTTTTGCAACTTTTGGTGGGATACAGGATGTATCTTCTGGGTGGTATGGAGAATCAGGCAGATTTCGTCTCCTAGGATTTCCGGTCATGACATCTATCGGAGGTGTGTCACCAGAAGGCTCCATGTGTTGACTGCTTGCCTTTGCATTGGTAGATTCCTCAGTGGCAGTTTCCTCATCGCTGCTAATAGTTTGTTCAACATGGTGTATAGCAGTAGCACCACCCGACGCGTTGTTGTTATTGCTCCTGTTGGGGTGTTCAGGGGGAGCAGGTGTTACAACAGATCGTGTTTCTCCTGGTTTCTTTTGATTTGGCTTGAACCAATTTGTTATCTTGTTCTCTGTTTGTTTCTTGGGAATCTTGGAGGACCGTCGATCTGCCATGATgcctacatatacatatacaggtaTACATAGTAGAAAGGTATAAATACCGGTAAGTAGCTTTTATCACAAACCTTCAGAATCAACTTTAAAAATTTGGTCTGGAATTTTATGCATACCGGTATGTTAACCCTTTACCCTTCCCTGCATGTCCAGGCAGAGCTTAAAACTGCCAGTAGGGATGGGATTTACTGAGCTCTGTGAGCTGGGACAATAGATGTGTCTGACTGTGTAAGCtaatggcaagccatgtgggacactgcaaacaccgcataatatatccgcgtattaattcgaatatatacgcgtattaattcgaatatatgtgttgtacatgtgtaaagtttcgctttgtGAAgtgatctcgcgagcccgccaaaacattcaTCGTTggtatgtacacagcaagagcggaaatgtgttttcgtgtatattctaattaatccgtgcatatattggatttaatccccacaTGTTTTCtaatttaatacgtgtatatattcgaattaatacgtgtatatattcgaattaatacgcggatatatttgggccatatgattggctaataatatatacgcgtatatattccaattaatacgcgtataaattacgattaatacgctgatatattatgcagtgtttgtcccacatggcttgccatatacgctTGCGAGTTGCGAGGTTGCTGTATGCTTATAGTGCTAAAATAGGCGTCCGGAGTTAGATGGAACAAATATGCTGAAATAGGCGTCTGAGCGTTCAAAACTTTAGGGAGAAAAGTGTTCAGAATCTTAACACAAGTGTTCAAAATTATTTGAACACCAGATTGCGTGTGTTAAATTTTGGTGTCAAAAGACTGAACTCGCAGTGTACAGAAACCGAATGAGTCATTAATTTTCTACACGCTGCGTTTTATAGAGTAGGCCTACCGAAGTGTCACGTCAGTTATGCATGACAACCGTGCCGTGCTGtctaaacaaacttaaaacaaattaaacttaAACCAATTAACAAACATAAACCGTAACGCTATAGGCTTTTGAATCGATCATGTTTTgatcattattttctttattgttgtTCGGAATTTCACTCTTTATGACCCACAAACAAGTCTGACCATGATTATAGGCCAACATACTTGCATTTGTAGAGTTTTCTTTCGTAAGTATGACTCACTGACGATTAAAAACAGTAGTGCCCAAATCGTAATTATTTGCGTTGACTTTATACGTAAACTGTCAACAAGTCACAGTTCCGCGAAATTGTGTGGGCCGGTGGCCATAGCAAGTTAGCAACGGGCAGTTATTTCAATCTACAGTCATCACATACTCCAAACTTTGCCAAAATAGTCCTAACTCCTAAGGTAGTCCCCTACAACACAACCAATGTAATTATCAATGCATGCCTAAAACAATAAGAGTACATTTTTACCAAACGGTGCTGTGTAACTGTAAGACGTAAGGCACGTGCGGCGAAATCGACCTCGCGTTGATAGTGCCAAAGCGCGCTAGCCTAGCGACAGATTTCGACACTCATGTTGCCTACGTACATGTACTTAGAaacacctcgttgaagttggcaagtgtatacagttccaaagctattcaacagcaacaaaacgttatttgtgtatgtctgttgtggggtgaagttagcgctatgagctacaagttccaatgcgcaaggtgggggaaaggggctagaaataatgagtgggtcaattctaactggATTTTCGGTcattaattgttgatgtagcctaccaggtgaaaggttgaaatgactttaacaatttcaaatttaataattttatttattatgccatttggaacacataacataggctataacagaacattactggcaaaaactagggggggttgattgtgtgggccaaccccccctcttcaaaaactgggggggttaaaacccccccaaccccccctgtttctccgccagtgcagccaatggtcattacactggattcaagttgccaggagaaaactcattgtataggaagccttggttgagaaattcctccagaaacaccttttctaaactacgattgtgttggattatcaatccgtcagggttccctcagtgttgatatattgaaattcaagacttttaattcaggatgaaaaggttattttccagacccaacatcaacaatgaaagaaaaggcatgttttgaagcatttggacacaagtattggcgtgaccgtgatgtcatataatatgtgcataagggaacggacattgacctttttaggggcatttacctcccagacgtttgattcgtacctttaatctggaaaccaaaatatccatatcaccaatgatatttgacagaaaagtcataataaagaccaatggaggcagcagaactcttgaatgtttagactttgtttcttcagcagcagttggtttgttttgtagtctttcttcaaaaactcagcagtacaccctgttaatggtcttcgattgttttaatgcgtgtgatgctgtgtttcacattgcccatcagtgttgtacgtgtcgtcgtgcttgtgtaacatttttgcatgtgagttacttcgtgcagtgtttcttggtttaaataaccctttattgtatttgcttctggattattctaattaatttgtcacaacaacgattgatagcgatggacatgcaactgctttgtaggcttaaagccaaaAAAATCATGTAtataagttgttttcttttaatctcctttgatgtcacaaattacattagtgtaatttaagaatgataatgtttatggaaagtacagttttacttttatgtcatataatacaatgattgttgttaatgttagttcagattgtccagaatgactgtctagaactgatattgaataaattttgttcaatgatttgacacttgaactatgttgtgtgaatttttggctctgtgactttaaaataaatcgctttgagatttaattaaacaccctttggaataaaatctttttacctacctagtattttgacccatccccattacccccactccctccacaacataaaaaaatggttttcctggaataggaataagaaattattgctataactaactgatccagcatattccagaaataaattggggcactgagatttgttcacaagaagatgtaacccatcgcttctgaagctaacctcatagcttattagtatacaatagagcaatgaagggggtgttaatttagatgatacagtaaaatctcttcgtctattgcgacttcagtgtagtaacgctaatactatagtactactagtgctcagcgcgctacctcctaaggatcgccacttgccccattggaggtttcctgttccctgatctggtcttcagagtagttttttgtggattacttgacagaagaatgactcttttatgtcgaaccgttaaagtccatttgttttatttcataacaaaaaggagggatcgtagtatgcttccgtgaagtgtttgcttcattcggagctgcatactggctaggcccagtgaaatcggcgctggtgttgtgcactaacttgggcataatcgccgtgtttttttcgtccttcagccatggatgaaggctaattgcatgggtaatgatatttatgcagcccccaacaacacaacggaccggcatttctctcggatactttacaacagttgtaaaaaaaacttgaaattactaacgatatagcgtaatacagtggttgttctatcagtgtaaatgtgcgtgtactgtatatggaacggtatgatcgtcgcgcatccgatacatgcctgggctttgcacgtgtgttcctaacatgacgtcatcattgtcttgttgtgaaatcgcattctcagatatctattttcggatgcgaatattaaaacgttaattactaattagtccttgaggttttcaaggtgttgaggatagttttgaacatagattttctcatagattcagaggaagttactctcgatgagttggatttttcgtgtcatggcctctttaacaTTTCTGTCAATGGTACTTTACGGTGTTATACTCATTTGTTGATCAGATACGAAGAAAGATATAGCGAACAGCAGAATACTGTCCAACCCAGTATACAATCAGAAGGATAAGTTAGTTCAATTTGAACAAGTTTGACTTTCTTATTAACTGCAGTTCTTACTTACAGAAACTAAGCATTCGAGGCAAacacataatattattatttacagaattaacagttaaaacaaaagcaaaacatgtttgaaaataACACAACAGGATTCGGCGAGAGTTACGAATCGGTTGACAGACAGTCGGGAGAATCGGAGGAGACTCCGTTGTTCGTTGTAAATGACATATTCGTTGTTATCGGTCTAATCGCTGTACCTTTGAACATTTTTGCTTTCCTGGTTCTACAGAAGTACCCTAAGGTTATGGGAGAAGTCGCCTGCTTATACCATAAAGCGCTGGCTATAACTGATGGTATTACCGGATTAGCATGTATCTCTTGGGCTTTACGATTTATCACAGATTCAACATATGTCGCCCTCGTTGTCAGAGGGATCACTAATTCGATGGTGATTAACTCGTTGTTATTACTGACTATTATATCAGTCGATAGATTCGTAGCCATCGAGGATCCGCTTCGCCATTTGTCTCTATTTACCCCCAACCTGGCGATCAAATTGATCTTGTCTGTTACAGTGATACCCTGCCTCTACTTTGCAACTTTTGCGTTTGTGAGACTCGCTGCAGACAACGCTTCGTTTGTCAAAGAGTCTACTGAAATCTCCGACGTCTTGGAATTGGCCCATATTATCATAAGTACCTCGATATACGTCGTAGCTGCATTCTTCTTGACCATGTTCAATATTCTCCTACTCATTGCAACTGTGCGGTTTTACTTAAACAGAGGGATTTTACAGAATAAAAGTAAAGAGCACCGATTGAAGAACCTCTTCAAAACAGTCAGGATGGTGTTGGCTATGACTGGGGCTTTCTACGCCTCGTTTTTACCAATCATTATCGTCACCTTCTTATTCTTCTTTGGAGTAAGAATTTCTGTCAACCTCCTTTATTCGGTTATCGTCGTGGTACAACTCAACAGTCTCTTCAATCCGTTTTTGTATATGTTACTGAATCCACAGTTTCGTAGAGCAGCGCTAAAATCCATCGGAGTTGGACACGAAGGTAAAGCAAGAATTCTTGATATAAGCTCTAGAAATCAAGGGACTGGTAGCACTAATCTTTAACTGGTATATGATCTTGCGACCAGGAAACGAAAAAAGATAAATTTGATTCTTACTTTAATGTATCCTGGATCAATTAATGAATCAAAACTAatgcttttattattattattattattattattattattattattattaagattattatgattatgattattatgattattatgaatattattattatgatgattattatgatgattattattactattattattattattataattattattattattattattattattattattattattattattattattattattattattaatattattattattattattattattattattattattattattattaatattattataattatttttattattattattattattattaatattattattattattattattattattattattactataattattattactattattattattattattattacaaacaaTTGCGGTGCCACTATACATGTGATATAATTAATCAAAATCGTGAATAACAATATGAACTTCTGGCCTGGTACCCATGTGGGTCATTCCATAACATAAGGGTCTTACGTATGAACGCGTTTGGTGTCTCTGTGGACCACTGAGAAAGTTATTTGAACCAAATAACGCTAACGATATTACACCTTTTCTTTTGGAGCACAAAAATCATTAAAGTGCCATCTTTCTTGTATATATTTGGCCATTTCGTATTTATAGTTCTCGTATGCACTAAGAGAAAacgtttcttttttcttctcaattTGTCATTGTTTAGAATAATGCGAATCAGAcaatttacagtaatattaaGCAATTAGCACAGATTAGACGCGCTCTATATAGTTTGTCTATCTATGTATTGTCTTCTTGTTGAATCAAGTtcgattttttttatgtgtaaagttCAAAGTATAACATAGTAATATGGCTGCAATTTGCGTATTTATTTGCAATATATAAATGCATATATGTTTAcgtgtaggctatatatgtttataaacaTTTCCTGATGAAATCGTAATACATTGAAAAGGCCTATAATTTTAAGAATACCAATAATACGGTGGCCCTGAAAGGACGGATGAGAAGTGGACTTATTGTTTTAGCATATGCCTGTAACCGatatcaaaaacaaatttacatatttgtgTCATTGTAAATATTATCCAGTGATAATATAAACAAGTATATCTTTCAGAGCAATTTCTCCTTCTGACATATATACTTCATTTTTTTCTGACTGAAAATCGTGACGAGAGAATAAGAAATATCTAAAAATACTTGCAACTGGCAAGGACTTCACCTGTTATCCTACAAGCGATTTTCCCCCTTCATGGCCCTTTCACTCCCAGTAATAACCTCAATAGAGATATCCTCCTATACACCCACCCACCCGTCTGCACAGTAAATTCTTCGACAAACTAGAAGTGTACACAATATACTTCAGAGCTGATGTGTCCGACTTTACGTGGTATTTTAGCACACTTGTCAACTTTCCCGGTTTTGATGGAAGCCGTCCGGCTTTTAAGGCTAGTATCACGCTATCCCGATTTGATATGCTATAATTTCCCGATataattttttccttttcattccGGCGTTGGAACGCTGAGGAAATCCAACCTTCGAATTTTGTGTTCGCAGCACATGATCTGTTTCCATAATCCTCTTATCTGCGTTCTCTGTTGTGGTTTGTAAACGCTGAACAAATATTTCcatgtttttatttgttgttgttgttacttaTTTAAGCTGGGTTTGCTCAATTCTCCCGAAATCCCCCCTATAATCTCCCCACTTAGGGGATGGAATATTGTAaatccctcccctctcctcccctccccctccccctcatccaATCCCTACTTTATACCGCAatccttcccctccctcttccGCTGATACATACTTTCCTCAATCGAAATCGagcaattttaaaatatatttatttacttatttcaTTTCAGCGCATTACAGGACttaattgccccccccccccgagtccTGCCATGCACCTCCCACAATGTTTTCCCGAGACTTTAATGTGAactacaactttgaaaaaaaaacaagaacaaaaacgAACCAACATGCTAGTTCTTGACTCCCTTATATTGCTGAAAAAACTAGTTATTTataatttaggttttttttgtggtaaaatAAGCAAGAAATGGatgaaagaaaaccaaagacGAGTAGAAGactaagaaaggaaaaaaatgattaGGCAAATCTCTTCTCATTGCCACAATTCTGTCAAATTCCTTCCACTCTTTGTAAACAAATGATAACATAATTaatcaaaattttgaataataattgcTTTAGTAAAGACCTGCAATTTGTTCGATTTAATGTAGGTCTCACAAGAAAATCAAATAAGGTTAATTGGATTTCGTTTTtgtgcttttgttttttttcttcaatttccaGCCAAGACAAAACTCAGTCATCACACGGTGGTACGTACATGCTCCATTAAAAACAAACTTCGTATTTAGATAAGTCACGTGACTGATATTTATCTGATATtattatctcatctccctacaaTGTAATGTaaagggagatgagatattgtacttcatcccacatcagaaatgttaGGATGTGTTTGCATGCTTGTAAGTGTGAGTGAGCAAAAAGGTTTGTTGCGAACTCCGCCTACACCGAAAGTtcgatcaagttcaaacttagTGGGTAGGTGCCTGGCCATGTAAACTCGTGCCTGCGTGATTGAGGAcgtcataggtcaaaggtcaagaaatctaaaaattggTTTTTAACTATattctgcttgtcaacatgtgGACAAAGGCATTCAACCACAAGATATGTATAGAGAAAGATGAGACGAATTTTAAAATAGTGCAGTTTTTTTGGTGTTTAGGGTCGAgaacaaaggtcaattgaggtcaattTGGTCTATATTATGCGAAAAGTGTGTCGCGAACTCCCCCTACTCCGTAAGTCTGGTCAAGTTCAAACTTGCTATCTGAACAAACGACATACCTTTTAGCTAAATTAAGAAGCCAAGAGTAAAGTCATGTAGGAAATTAGATTTGCAACTCCATGGACTGCCCTCTTGTTTCGTTGTAACACTGTTTCCTAAAATGTGTGTTATTGGAATTTAAGTCTGGAACGGGAAGTATAACATAACTGAGCATTTgagaatttatttattaacatatCAGGCCCCAACCCCCTCCACACCGCAACCCAAAGACAGGAGGATCTTTtgaccctcctcctcctcctcctcctcctcctcctcctcctcctcctcctcctcctcctcctcctcctcctcctcctcctcctcctcctcctcctcctcctcctcctcctcctcctcctcctcctcctcctcctcctcctcctcctcctcctcctcctcctcctcctcctcctcctcctcctcctcctcctcctcctcctcctcctcctcctcctcctcctcctcctcctcctcctcctcctcctcctcctcctcctcctcctcctcctccccctcctcctcctcctcctcctcccctcctcctcttcctcctcctcctcctcctcctcctcctcctcctcctcctccccctccccctcctcctcctcctcctcctcctcctccccctcctcctcctcctcctcctcctcctcctccctctccccctccccctccccctccacctcctcctcctcctcctcctcctcctcctcctactcctcctcctcctccccctcctcctcctcctcctcctcctccccctcctcctcctcctcctcctcctccccctcctcctcctcctcctccacctcctcctcctcctcctcctcctcctcctcctccgacGATTAAGACATATAGGGGGCAGGATGTTAGAGGTGAGTTGCGATAGCGAGGAACTGGTTCCCCAATAGTGTATATATCTTATTTGCTTTTTCACTCTCAGAGTCGTTTCCAAGTCGTTTGTAGGGTTAGACTCGGACATATAGGAGATAGAAAATGTATATACAATTTTTACCATACAATATAGTATACAAAGGGAGCAGGGAAATGCATTGTGCTATATAAAAGCCATTAAATTGCAATTGTGAATAAAGGCACAAAATTATTTTTGATATGTCTAAGACCgttaaaatacattattatCAATCGAGGTTATATTTATATGTGCAAGTTTGGAGATGTGTATCACCGCTTGACTGGTATTTATAGTCTTACACAGCTATAACTCTGCCTAAAGATTCTGTAACGACTTTTTTTTCGATTATTAAAGCTATGGTCATGCTCATTAtctggaatattttttttcattggtTATCTTATAATTCTTATACTTATCATTATAAGCTTTTGATAAATGACCTGCTACTGCTAATTACTCACTCGACCTTGATATCGACATCAATAAATTACTTACTCAAGTTTGATAATCTCAAATGATATAACCTTCAACTTTTTGTTTACATCATtattcccaaaattttcttaaagAAGAGCGttcaaacaaagaaaacagaaaaatatcCATTTCTTACCTTGAAGAAACTGTTCCACaaacaacaagtttaaaattgtGTTAGACCATGGTTAGACTTAGTTTATAGGGTTGTTGctgtatattttaatataattggAAAGCTTGACATGTATTAGACACTGTTTCTTTATTCTCTCCTGCATGGTAGATAAATTATTGTGACGAATTAcgtttttttcttatatataagAATTAACATATGCGTCAAGGTTAATGAATACAAATCAAACTTAATTGAGAAATTTCgtcttttgaaagaaaatgtcaaaGGGTATAAAACGGAATTACAACTGCCGGTAAATATGTCAAGCTATAAGAACGAGAATTCTGGTACAATACTGTCTATAGccgcacaaaaaaaaaaaataccgaaGTAGCTACTTATTTACAAATTATGCAACTTTAAAGTGAATACATGAATAATGGATGAATTAAACATATCATTGAGAAATAACATCTCCGGAAGGAATAGGTCAATAGGTCATATAGACATATAACACGTAACAACGTAAAACGATTTATAAAGAGAAACTGCTGTCATGTGCAAAACTTACGTAAGTTCGAGCTTGTTTACCCAGAGTATGTTTAAGATTATCACATTTTCTGCTGTATTGTGCATCTTGATATAGGTGCCCTTGTGCCGTCTTATTAAATCAAGAAATTTAACTTGTTGCTTTTTCATCGAATCACTCCTGTGACgcataaatacataaatgaatacatgaatatatgaatgtatTCAACATATTACTGAAAAGAACAACTAAATGAACGCATTAAACATAACTGAAAAAGACCAACTTTGGGGCCGAATACATGAGTAAATACGGAAGTTGTTAATGTTTAAAGAATCCGTGTAGCCTAGTATCTCAATAATCACACCCCTTCCCCATATTATAGTAGCAAGCTAACAAGGAGCGAAAAGCACAATATGTGGCCACACTGCAGAACGTAAGCATGCCAATGAAACACTTGGCCAATACAggggtgtttttgttttgtc carries:
- the LOC139961702 gene encoding somatostatin receptor type 4-like; this translates as MFENNTTGFGESYESVDRQSGESEETPLFVVNDIFVVIGLIAVPLNIFAFLVLQKYPKVMGEVACLYHKALAITDGITGLACISWALRFITDSTYVALVVRGITNSMVINSLLLLTIISVDRFVAIEDPLRHLSLFTPNLAIKLILSVTVIPCLYFATFAFVRLAADNASFVKESTEISDVLELAHIIISTSIYVVAAFFLTMFNILLLIATVRFYLNRGILQNKSKEHRLKNLFKTVRMVLAMTGAFYASFLPIIIVTFLFFFGVRISVNLLYSVIVVVQLNSLFNPFLYMLLNPQFRRAALKSIGVGHEGKARILDISSRNQGTGSTNL
- the LOC139961700 gene encoding zinc finger MYM-type protein 1-like: MADRRSSKIPKKQTENKITNWFKPNQKKPGETRSVVTPAPPEHPNRSNNNNASGGATAIHHVEQTISSDEETATEESTNAKASSQHMEPSGDTPPIDVMTGNPRRRNLPDSPYHPEDTSCIPPKVAKHQQFHFQAKWFSMYSWLHYDHEKEGVLCFSCHDAYQKGLLDIARVKDLAFITTGFKNWKKVMGRGKKALGRFEQHQLSSTHNFALSQLKAQEAKTVRALIDSHSAKQQEIHRRNLVRVFTSVRYLVRQGIASRGHDEEEGNFCQLLKLRSEDDPHLGPYLSRDTNFTSHQAQEEIMQMLSHSIIRDIVKDIRGHVVFAVMVDGTQDINGTEQESICFRSVDDELNVREDFIGLYEMASSTGEAISIMILDVIARLGLSVENLRAQTYDGASNMSGKYRGCQAKIKEKQPLAMYFHCSSHVSNLVMKDAVTECTLVRDALQWVHELGVLYRRSGKYKGIFKDIAADIEGLGGTSSANIRPLCPTRWLCRQAAVDAVIQNYEAILASLEEMSHGISDTSAKANGLLDRFQKAEVLLALKVANKPLASLETLNRGLQSKSANISGMLESVAKTTAQLEELRNAEAFHEIFRETSLAADKYDLDPLQIPRRRQPPKRITGPAAGYKPTTAEEYYRIQYYKLLDGMLGNLKERFDISSNAGLSDYNDLQKILTTGKVDEVIVKKYPELSDLNPTAFKTQLDMFLQTTNATSMHEASLAFRGMSTEVRALFPHVLMLLRLLLVCPVTSCECERSFSALRRLKTWLRSTMTQRRLNHVAVCNVHKRKLDTVDIIQLVREFAGRSQTRKNMFGNFT